Proteins from a genomic interval of Rosa chinensis cultivar Old Blush chromosome 2, RchiOBHm-V2, whole genome shotgun sequence:
- the LOC112186891 gene encoding 110 kDa U5 small nuclear ribonucleoprotein component CLO, with protein MDDSLYDEFGNYIGPEIESDQESDREEEDEELPDRLEDRGAASDGEDAQNGWMTASNDVDMDNQVVLAEDKKYYPTAEEVYGEDVETLVMDEDAQPLEQPIIKPVRNIKFEVGVKDSSTYVSTQFLVGLMSNPALVRNVALVGHLQHGKTVFMDMLVEQTHHMSTFDANSDKHMRYTDTRIDEQERRISIKAVPMSLVLEDSNSKSYLCNVMDTPGHVNFSDEMTASLRLADGAVLIVDAAEGMMVNTERAIRHAIQESLPIVVVINKVDRLITELKLPPRDAYFKLRHTLEVINNHITAASSTAGHVQVIDPVAGNVCFASATAGWSFTLQSFAKLYVKLHGIAFDADQFASRLWGDMYYHPEDRAFRRKPPASGGERSFVQFVLEPLYKIYSQVIGEHKKSVEATLAELGVTLSNAAYKLNVRPLLRLACSSVFGSASGFTDMLVQHIPSPKDAATRKVDHTYTGPKDSLIYKAMKTCDPNGPLMVNVTKLYPKSDCSVFDAFGRVYSGKIQTGQSVRVLGEGYSPDDEEDMTVKEVTKLWLYQARDRIPIAEAPPGTWVLIEGVDASIMKTATLCNESYDEDVYIFRPLQFNTLPVVKTATEPLNPSELPKMVEGLRKISKSYPLAITKVEESGEHTILGTGELYLDSIMKDLRELYSEVEVKVADPVVSFCETVVESSSMKCFAETPNKKNKITMIAEPLERGLAEDIEKGVVSIDWSRRDIGNFFQTRYEWDVLAARSIWAFGPDKQGPNILLDDTLSSEVDKSLLNAVKDSIVQGFQWGAREGPLCDEPIRNVKFKIVDARIATEPLHRGSGQIIPTSRRVAYSSFLMATPRLMEPVYYVEIQTPIDCISAIYTVLSRRRGHVTADVPQPGTPAYIVKAFLPVIESFGFETDLRYHTQGQAFCLSVFDHWAIVPGDPLDKSIVLRPLEPAPIQHLAREFMVKTRRRKGMSEDVSISKFFDEAMMVELAQQEADIHQQMI; from the exons ATGGATGATAGTCTATACGACGAGTTCGGGAACTATATAGGACCCGAAATCGAGTCGGACCAGGAGAGTGAtagggaggaagaagatgaagagcttCCGGATAGGTTAGAAGATAGAGGTGCGGCATCCGACGGTGAGGATGCTCAGAATGGGTGGATGACTGCCTCTAATGATGTAGATATGGACAACCAGGTTGTTCTTGCTGAGGATAAGAAGTATTATCCTACAGCGGAGGAGGTTTACGGCGAAGATGTTGAGACCTTGGTCATGGATGAAGATGCACAGCCCCTTGAACAGCCGATTATCAAGCCCGTTCGGAATATTAAGTTTGAGGTTGGTGTCAAAGACTCCTCGACGTATGTGTCCACGCAGTTTCTTGTTGGTCTTATGTCGAACCCTGCTCTGGTTCGGAATGTGGCACTGGTGGGGCACTTGCAGCATGGGAAGACGGTGTTTATGGATATGTTGGTGGAACAGACTCATCATATGTCTACTTTTGATGCAAATAGTGATAAGCACATGAGGTACACTGATACGAGGATTGATGAACAAGAGAGGAGGATATCTATTAAGGCTGTTCCCATGTCCCTTGTACTTGAGGATAGCAATTCAAAGTCGTACCTGTGCAATGTCATGGATACTCCTGGTCATGTCAATTTCTCTGATGAAATGACTGCTTCACTTAGGCTCGCTGATGGTGCTGTCCTCATTGTTGATGCGGCAGAAGGGATGATG GTAAATACTGAGAGGGCTATACGCCATGCAATCCAAGAGAGCCTACCAATTGTGGTTGTAATCAACAAG GTTGACAGGTTGATAACAGAACTTAAATTGCCCCCAAGGGATGCTTACTTCAAGCTTAGGCATACTCTGGAAGTGATTAATAACCACATAACGGCTGCCTCTTCAACTGCTGGTCATGTACAAGTTATTGATCCTGTTGCTGGAAACGTATGCTTTGCAAGCGCTACTGCAGGATGGTCGTTCACGTTGCAATCATTTGCGAAGCTATATGTTAAGCTTCATGGGATCGCTTTTGACGCGGATCAGTTTGCTTCTCGTCTATGGGGAGATATGTACTATCATCCTGAGGACAGGGCTTTCAGGAGAAAACCCCCTGCAAGTGGAGGAGAAAGGTCGTTTGTCCAGTTTGTGCTTGAACCCCTGTATAAAATTTATAGCCAGGTGATTGGAGAACATAAAAAGAGTGTTGAGGCAACTCTTGCTGAACTTGGTGTCACCCTTAGCAATGCAGCTTACAAATTGAATGTTAGGCCTCTACTGAGGTTGGCTTGTAGCTCGGTTTTTGGATCTGCCTCGGGCTTCACTGATATGCTTGTGCAACATATTCCTTCTCCTAAAGATGCTGCAACAAGGAAAGTCGACCACACATATACTGGACCGAAAGACTCTTTGATTTACAAAGCCATGAAAACTTGTGATCCCAATGGCCCGTTGATGGTAAATGTTACCAAGCTGTATCCCAAGTCCGATTGTAGCGTGTTCGATGCATTTGGTAGGGTATACAGTGGTAAGATTCAGACAGGACAGTCAGTACGAGTATTGGGAGAAGGGTATTCACCTGACGATGAGGAGGACATGACAGTCAAAGAAGTAACGAAGCTATGGCTTTACCAAGCGCGAGATAGGATACCTATAGCTGAAGCTCCACCTGGTACTTGGGTTCTCATCGAAGGTGTGGATGCTTCCATAATGAAAACTGCCACTCTGTGTAATGAGAGTTATGACGAGGATGTATACATATTCCGCCCTCTTCAGTTCAATACACTGCCAGTGGTGAAAACGGCAACTGAGCCTCTAAATCCCAGTGAGTTGCCAAAAATGGTGGAGGGTCTTAGAAAGATCAGCAAGAGTTATCCTCTTGCCATCACCAAAGTTGAGGAGTCTGGGGAGCACACAATCTTAGGTACAGGAGAACTGTACTTGGATTCCATCATGAAGGACCTCAGAGAGCTCTACTCCGAAGTAGAAGTCAAG GTTGCAGATCCTGTTGTTTCATTCTGCGAAACAGTTGTGGAATCTTCATCAATGAAGTGTTTTGCTGAAACACCAAACAAGAAGAATAAAATTACTATG ATTGCAGAGCCATTAGAGAGAGGACTTGCGGAGGACATTGAGAAAGGTGTTGTAAGCATTGATTGGTCTAGGAGAGATATAGGTAATTTCTTCCAGACTAGGTATGAGTGGGATGTTCTTGCTGCACGGTCCATATGGGCATTCGGTCCTGATAAGCAG GGACCCAACATACTACTTGATGACACACTTTCAAGCGAAGTTGACAAGAGCTTGCTGAATGCTGTGAAAGACTCCATTGTGCAAGG GTTTCAGTGGGGTGCTCGAGAAGGACCTCTGTGTGATGAACCCATCAGAAATGTTAAGTTCAAGATAGTTGATGCAAGGATTGCAACTGAGCCGTTGCATCGTGGATCTGGTCAAATCATTCCCACATCTCGACGTGTGGCCTATTCATCTTTCCTAATGGCAACCCCACGGCTCATGGAGCCAGTATATTATGTGGAG ATACAAACGCCAATCGACTGTATATCTGCAATCTACACTGTTTTATCTCGCAGGCGTGGACATGTTACAGCCGATGTTCCTCAACCCGGGACCCCAGCTTACATTGTTAAG GCATTTTTACCCGTCATAGAATCGTTTGGTTTTGAGACGGACTTGAGGTACCATACTCAAGGACAGGCTTTTTGCCTCTCAGTCTTTGATCATTGGGCTATAGTTCCTGGGGATCCTCTTGACAAGAGTATTGTTCTGCGACCACTTGAACCCGCACCGATTCAGCACCTGGCTCGTGAATTTATGGTCAAGACAAGGCGTAGAAAG GGAATGAGCGAGGATGTGAGCATCAGCAAATTTTTCGATGAGGCCATGATGGTGGAACTGGCTCAGCAGGAAGCTGATATTCACCAGCAGATGATATGA